A window of Sphaeramia orbicularis chromosome 8, fSphaOr1.1, whole genome shotgun sequence genomic DNA:
TGGCTGTTGCCAGTGCAGTAAGGAGAACGCATTGTCCAACACGTCCAACACTGATCAGGTCTCATCTCAGTCCCTCTTGGTCAGACTAGTGCTGAATGGATCTATACTGAATGTCTGAGCTCTCTGTGGGCTTTTTTATGTTATCTCCTGCTACGGTTAAGGAGGGTTAGCTGTACTGTCAGAGCTGcaggctttattattattattattttttatttttttttgtacaaatgaTACTATAACATCCTCAGGGGAACTGAGCTTTGACTATGTGTCCTTTCAGCCACTGGTAGGAGCTGTGGAGTGATAATATAATAACAGCAGCATGATTTGATTTATTGAAACATGGTGCATATGAATGACAACTGGTAAAAATgataagtaaatttaaaaaaaaaaaaaaagaaaaaaagggggggggggttacacaaATCATAAATAAAATGCTTATTTAACATTAGGATGCTTGGAAACTTAAGGAACATAAGTTGTGCTCTATATTTCCTAAAGGAATTGCTGATAAATATTCTGCTTTTATCATTCATACTAATATGTCCAGTGTTTAGAAGAGGATGTGAAGTATTTGATACATGCCTGTGCATGTATAGTGCATCCACAGGACCCCGTAGCTTAATCTGGAAAAACTatgcggttttttttttttgttttttttaagaagagATCCCTGCGTCTTTAAAGTTTATGTAGCAACAGAGGGATTGTTGCGATAATGCTATTGGGGCGGCAGATCAGTTACTTCTGACGCTCCAAAGCCTCGGGGAGTTGGCTGAAGATTGCCTGTCTTTGATAAGGTCCTCACATTGTAGCGGCAACTTCGTGATCTGGCAAAAACGCACAAAAAAGGCGTTAAAACTTAACAAATCCGGGTTTAAAAAATACCCCACACTCAATTGCGTGTCGGTTTGAGTTACTGAACGCGTCTTTGCATCTCAGCggcttgtgtgattttttttccgtGCTATTAGGCTGCATTTGTTTTTTATGCCGCTTCCGGGACCCGGCAGTCGGTTCCTTACTTTGAAGTGCGCTCTGCTCCAGCCTCAGTTCAGTTGGTGTTGGAGTCGCCTACAGGAGAGACCTACCGTACGGCATGGCAGCCTGAAACCACTGGGAGGAAAAAAGGAGGAGGGAGAAAagcggtatttttttttttcctctcgggTGCATTTTTCTCTCCGTAAAAACCGACTCGAACCTGAACGGACCGTATGTGGACGCGCCGTGGAGACGAGTATTGTGGATTATGCGCGTTTTTTGGCGGATAAAAAACAACGGGAGTTTAATTTGAGAGCAGAACTCGTGGATCGATGGTAAGTTAAGCAGAGTGTGCCTCCTCAAACTGGCCCCCATTGGAGCTGCCTTTGATGTGCTGTTGACTCGCCTTTGAAGTAACGTTCGGGGTGAAACCGACGCGTTTTCAGCCGTAAAACGAACCAAATATTCTCTATATCGTTATTCCAGCAACCTTGTCGAATTTTTGACTTCATGTTTGGAAAGTTAAAGTAGGTATTGCTTGTTTCTGTTGGTTTCTTTTTTGTGGAATTCCTCCCCCACAAACCGTGAGACTTTGGTGTTCTTGGGATTGGACGTTAGAGGGGATGTTTTTTCCTTTTCGTCTTGAATGCAACATCAGTTTTACACCGCGATTATCAACTAAGTCCACTTTAGGCGTAGTCTATAAGGTGGGATATAACTTATTTATCCAAAAGTGACGTATTTAGTGGGTAGTATAGGATATTTCCGAGTTGTAGTTTTGTCTGACAAGTTCAGCACTCGTGTAAGTAAGTGTGTCAGAGCTTCAAAGTCAGATCTGCAGTGTTGCACATCAGCCGCTCATACACCAGCGGTGATGCGTTTGGATGGAACGATCATCTGGAACAAACTGCTTATATGTGAATGTCTGCTGTCACCGGAATGTACATCTGTGGACGATCGAGCATGTTAAAGCTTTAGGAGTAGCACACCAAAGCTGGAGCAGCCGCTGAACTCCATTAACTATTTTGGTCACGTTTTTCGATCTCATCGAGTTTGTCCCACATCAAGGTCCTACAGGTAGTGGCGGCATGGCTCGATTTGACGTGATTTAGCCGCTTGTAATGAGATGTAGAGGGAAATGCCTCGCTATGCTCAGGAATTAGAAAGTGCCAAGGGTTGAAGAAAgacatgtgtttgtgtatctgcagCAGCAGCCAGGCTGTAATCCTGACATCAGGCGTGTGATGGATCCGGAAGCGTTCATAAAGCCGTGTCCGTGCGTAATGCCCTATCACTTTGAAGGATAAATGACTTATTAGTGGTGGGGAGTTCGCAGCCCCGTTTGGCATATGTGGAAATGGGACTTCTCGTGTTGTCAGAGATGGAAACGATGCAGGTTTAGTTGAAGCGGCTCGGCGGTGCATGTGCGCATTCATGGGGACTATTCTGTCTAATTTGTTTCCTCGTTTCAGGTTAAGATCAGAAGAAATGCTGTTTATGTAATGCTGCTGCAGCGCTTTTCTCAGATTTTTCTGTGGACGAGCCTGTCTTTTTCTGTAAAAGTCAGTGAGGGTCTGAAAAGACTCTTGCTGTGTCTCTCCCCCTTTGAAGTTGGGGCGGATCTGGTTTTGATTAGATCAATACTTTGTGTTTCAGAGAGAAGACGGGCAGCCAGAGAGAAGCTCCCCCGCTGACATAAGAGAGTGAGGAGATTACAGTAGAAGCTCAGAGGAGGCGAACAACACACGGGCTCTCTCCTGCTGCCTTCAGAGCCATGAGCCGGGCGCTTATGGACCATATCGCCAGTAGTTTCCGCGAAGATGCTCCTCGACCCCCGGTGCCTGGGGAGGAGGGCGATGCGCCCTGCTACCCCGGCAAACTCGCAATGATGAAACCCCTGGAATCCCCCAAATCAGTTTTACTCGGCTCTCCGGGCTCCTCGGCGAGGAGGAACGAGGATGGTCTTGGGGAGCCAGAGGGGAGTGCCTCCCCGGATTCACCGCTTTCCCGGTGGACAAAGTCTTTGCACTCTCTCCTCGGAGACCAGGACGGTGCTCTTCTTTTTAGGACATTCCTGGAGCGAGAGAAATGTGTCGATACTTTAGACTTTTGGTTCGCCTGCAATGGCTTCAGGCAAATGGACCTCAAGGATACCAAAACACAGAGAGTGGCCAAAGCAATCTACAAGCGCTACATTGAAAACAACAGCATTGTCGCCAAGCAGCTGAAGCCCGCAACTAAGACCTTCATCCGGGATAATATCAAGAAGCAGCACATAGACTCTGCCATGTTCGACCAGGCTCAGACCGAGATCCAGACGAACATGGAGGAGAACGCCTACCAGATGTTCCTGACCTCTGACATTTACCTCGAGTACGTGAGGACTGGGGGTGAAAACCCGAGTCACGTCAACTCGAACGGGCTGGGCGACCTTAAAGTGGTGTGTGGATACCTGCCCACGCTCAACGAGGAAGAGGAGTGGAGCTGTGATTTCAAAGCCAAAGCCCTGGTTGGACTGTCTGCAAAGGCTCAGAGGGCCCCCGTGTCCATGAGGGCAGTGGAGGTGATGGACAGGGGATACAGGTAAGACTGGACTGcagcacccacccacccacatgtGTGTGTCCATCATGCATTAGTCAGTCAGCTCCATCCACACTCATCAGATCATGCACAGGCTCAACAGTGGAAAACACATTTTCCTTGCAGGGTTTGTGTGGAGTTCGTAGAGAACTCTGGCTGTCTTTCACTCCCTGCTTGTGTCTGGCCcctctctcctctcagtgtctccagcACAGCCCTCTGCTGGCGCTCGCCTGGATTTCCGGGGCTTTGAAATAGTTCCGCAGGATGAGGGATCGTCTTCCACGGGAAAAGTTCACAGAGCACGGCTGGCTCCGGCCCCAGCCAGCAAATAATAGATGATGACATTGCTATGCTATGCCTCCTCTTGTACCACTCTGTCCTCAAATCTGTAACACACATATAAATCTATAGCAGATCTTTGCATTAGATGTGTTGTAGTTTCATATGGATGTATTTACTGGTTGGCCTTTCTCATCTGCCTGTATGTTTTTAAAGATAAAAAATCAAGTTGTTCTGGGGGAGAACTGTGAGAAGTTGGTACCAGATGAGCAGTAGTGTTTTCTTTGCCCATTGATGCTAATTTGGCACTGAATTACAAGTTGCACATAACTTTTAAGAATGAGCGTGACAGGCAGAGCCCACTTGACAGCTACCTGTTTTGGACAGCGCAGGTTGACAGCTTGTGTATGCTGGAGTTCCCTTTAATGTGATCCTTGTTGGCCAAACTGAGAGAATAGCTCTCTTTTGAAATGAAGCCTCAGTGCTTCTCTCTCCCCTCCCATTGTCACCATACAGATTCAAAACATGTGGAACCCATTTCTCCCCTTTTCCGCTTCCCTCTTCTCACTTCTTCTCATCTGACTcaggttctttaaaaaaaaaaagcaaacaaaccctgaacagcagcagctacagtacagaatcaacacccccccacccacccaccaactCCCCCTCCACCCCAAccctctcactctctctttccctcttttCTTGTTTGCGTCAATTCTCCTCTGATTCCCTCCTTTGCTGCTTTCCCCCGCCTTCCccacttttatcttttttttcccttttgaaaACTCAGGGATGGGGACTACGAGGCATGCTTTTGGAGAGAAAGTGAGGGGTGGAGGGGGAGAGCGGAAAggaaggacagagagagagagagagaggtgtgtgtgtgtgtgtgggggggtgcaccTCATGAAAGAAAGGGAGGGACGTAGAAGGGATAAATGAGGGGGTGAGAGAGAGGCAGGGAGGGAAGAATGCAAGGCCAGCTGTGTTAAATACCTGACTCTTTGCAAGCCCCTCTGAAGGTCAGCCTGGAGCTTGGGGCCTACAGCTTTAGTCATGCTGGGTCTCtctcttaccccccccccccccattttcctttccttcttttctttccttccctTCTCTGACACACTCTCATGCTTCTgctctttacttttttttctctctcttttggtCACTCCCCCCTTTTCTCCTTCTCCTGTACCATGGCAAGAATGCATGCACAGCAGGAGATGAATGCTGAGGAAAGAGTGAGTGTGAATGAGAGGAATGGAAAGACAGAAATTGACAGTCATTTAAGGAAGCAGAAATAGTCCACAAGGAGGAAACCAGAGTTTTCCCAGAGCAGTTGTACAGTACGTTAGGCAGGCTCGTGAACTGGGCTGTATTCGAGGGGAATTAGGTTGCCAGGCTCTACAGTAGCTGACCGGAATTATTCATCACAGACAAGGCCACAGATGCACCCTCCATGCTTTGATCACATCCCTTTTAGTATCATTTATCCCTTAGAAGATACTCTGACTCCCTGATCTGGACATAAATGAAACACACAATTCATTCCTCAGCAAGCAGCCACAAAATGTCACCCACCTGTTGGATGCAGTCTTGCAGTATTGTGTTTGGATTAATCTgatctctgttgttgttgttgtaaccTCTCCAGATCATACAAGAGAGGAGACTCACTAAACCCCTGCCATGTGGGGTCCTTTGCCCCGGTCAGCAGCACCAACGACAGTGAGGTGTCCAGTGACGCCTTGACCGACGACTCCATGTCTGTGACTGACAGCAGTGTGTAAGTGAATATTAACaaaacatatatgtgtgtgtgtgtgtgtcagtgtaggCTTTTCGGGAATGTGAAGGGAGGTGTTGTGTGGGTTTCAGAGAAGATCAAGTGTCAGGTTCATTCAGCTTACTGTGGGGAGTTTTACCTAAACTGGCAGTATGCTGTAATGGAAAGGTAGGTGAATTATGGCCTAGGAAAAAAACCTGCAAGACTACGGAGGAGCTATCATATGATTCAGAAACAAGTCCCATCTTTATACCTGGCTTTCTCAGACACCCTTTCAATACGTATTTAATAATTTTTCCTTGTAAATGTATCTGGTTGGCATGAGTGGAGGTGTCAACTATCAGTCAGGAAGTTTCACAATGTAATTCAAGGTGTAGAATGAAGTACTCAGGTGTTTGCCCAGTctagaataaaaacattaaaataaaaaaagagatcGTGACTAACTAACGACACTCTAAAACCTGAGATCAGCAGGTGTTCATGTACTTGAAGATGCTGAGGTGTATTTAATGAAGTGACTTGCCAACCAGTGAGGTAATCCATCCTCTTTGAACACAAACTAGTGCATAGGTTGTATACAGTCAATGTTATGCCTGTTACATGTTTATCAGTGCACACTACGTGCAAAGAGCCTCGTTCCTCTGAAGGATTACTCTGTAATCACGTGTTGCTCAAGTGACAAGGTACTATGAAATCATTACTCATTGCACAGCTCAAGGCCAGCAGCAGTCAGGTCAGCTGCTTTTGGACAGAAAGCAGAAGCGTTTTGGTCCTCTTTACCTCATCCCACGTGGGAGGTGTCAAGGCCTACATTAAATGACATCAGTGAAACATCAGGGTTAACCATGACAGAGCTACAGATACTTTATGACAGAGGCACTAATGTTCAGCGTAAGGGGTGGGCAGGGACACACAGGAATATGGCAGCTAtaaacaggtttgtttttttttttacaacagggAGTCCCCTGAACTGGCATATCTCTAAACAACCCGGCTTCAAAGAGCCCGGGACCCATATAGTCCTATCCTGCTGCACTTTGCTCAGTTCAGTGACAAAGCCATAGCCACAAGGACACAACCCCCACCCTCATTTCCTGCCTACTCTGGCCTTGATCAGAATATCTGCCTGTCTTTAGGTCAGTTAAAAGGATCCATAAACATTTGAATCTCATTTCTAgataaagaaaagaatagaagaaaAAAGTAACAGGGGAGGAGGCGGATTGGTGGGAAGAGAAAgaaagtggtggtggtggggggggttgcTTATATCTTATTTATGGATTTGCTTGGACGCTGGGGAATGCAGCTGCGCAGACTTCAAACATTACCTTATCTTACAAACCAGCCTTTTGATGTGCGGAGATCAGAGGCTGACTGCGGCAGCGCTTGCCAAATGAAAATTGGGAGGGGGGAGGGTTGCTTATGCGCATGACTGTGGCATTTCAAAGCAAAAGTGGAAAAGTGCTCCTCAGTTAGGCTAGGTCACCAGGAAACTGCTCTTTAGCATGGGAGAAAAGACTCAGTTTTACACTGTCAAGTGTTTCAGTTTGAAGCTGGAGGTTTTCTGATTGATTTCATTTTTAGCCATCAGCTATTCACTCCCTCAGATAGATTTAACCAGGTTAGATACACCCTAGGGTGCTGTCCTGCAGTAGCTCTTTGAATAAGTGTAATGAGTAGCTAATGCTAACAGTGTCCTCAGCTCAACAAAAAGTCATTAGGGGAATGCTAATGCTGACACTAGTTGTGGCCAGTACACAGCATACTGCAGTGTATGTAATGTTGAAAGGAAATGGCCCGCAGGGTGCCCAGTGCTGCCATGCAGCCAGAGCTGAAAAATGAGTGTCATTTCTATGGCAAACAAAATCTCCTACTGCCTCACTCCGAACCATGTGAACCTCAGCTCTGACACAGATAGCAGGATGGAGACACTGGCATCATTTACTGTACCTCTGAGTGTCTTTTTTGTTCTCAGATCAAGCCTAGGAGATCAAAACAGATAGAATTAATAAATTAGATTTCTGCTTGCTTGAAGTGTTATTGATCTACCCAGCTGCCTAATAAGTGTTTTCCACACGGCTTGTTTGGTCTTAAATGGTGTTTCTGATTGGGTAACTGACCTTTGATCTGTCTGTACACCCTCAGAGATGGCATCCCTCCGTATAAACTAGGCTCCAAGAAGCAGCTACAGAGAGAGATGCAGCGCAACATGAGAATGAACAGCCAAGTCTTTCTGCCTGCTTTTCCTGTAAGTACACAaacgcacacatatacacatgttcAGAAGTCTTTTTGAACCTGGGCCCCACAGTGTAATTTCCATACCACCCTCTGCTCGGGGTCTCTCTGGGTTCTATGAATAGTACCGCACAAACTGTATTCGGCATTCTCAATTCAACAACACCAGCAAAGATCTGAAGAGTAACGTCAAAGACCCAGcctcccactcacacacacacacacgcacatccaAACACAAGCCCCCTCGCTACCTTTGGTGTCACCTACACCCCCATTAGGGTTCCTTGAAGTCGGCGGGAGACGGGGAGGTCTCTAAGCTGTTTATCGCCGCAGCGCTCGGAACACACCAGGGTTTTTCTTCCCTACCGATGCTGTAAATATGGAGAATAGGGAGAGATGAGGAAGATCTCTGCCGCTTTATCCCGAGGGCTCTGAAATCAGCCCCGTTccccaacaaaaacacaaagatacTCAGACACTTTTcacacgcacatgcacgcacacgcaGCGCTTTGATCCGAGGATGAATGGAGCAAACGCACAGGGAAGTGACAACTTCCAACAGAGCTGGCCCCCTTTTTTCCACAGCACCCCAACCCccctacacccacacacacagaccctaAAAGTGAAGGATCTAAGGGAAGAGTTAGAGCATGTCATGTGAGCTCTGAGTGGGTCAGGGGGGAGACAGTAGCTAAATAGAAGCTAACAGGACAGGAAAGGTGGTACAAAATAGATATATGATGTATGTTACAACATGAGATGCTTAATAAGATAAACTGTATGTAACcttctttttgaacattttcatgcATGCAGCAGATATTACTTAAGAGAAGATCTCCAGATGGGTTCCTACCACCCCTCTCTTCTCATTGTCCCCCTTTGCTTTACTTTctcttttattcttgtttttgtttcctGTCTGATTTTTGGCGATGGCTGCCTTTCCCATGGTGCATCAGCCCCAGGCTCCATCAAACAGCACCTCTTTTTCtcactcttttctcctcttcatcCCCACTACAAAGACATGTGGAAAGCCAAAGAAAGAAAATCAAGAAAGCCCCagtgcaaaaatgcaaataatttaAGATATGTGTGCACACACAAATCCTACTGTCACTACAGTGTACCTCAAAGGTGCCCAGTGTGTGATGTGAAGGTGCAGGGGAGGGAAGGGGCTAAACTAGCCCAACCTttctgatccttttttttttttttttggcaccttTATCTCTTTCTTCCAACCCTtccttctgttcattttttttctgtcccCTCCTGTGAACACACATCTCTGAATCTCAACTTCCATTTTTTTAATCCCTCTTCGTTTCCTCCATGGAGTTCTCTTCCACCCCCTGTCGATATATGGCTTTTATTCCTAGATGTAAAGCCACTGCTTCCATCTATCAATCCCTCCGTCCTTCCCTCTACCACCCTATTCTACCCCTACTGAGTGTTTGATATTTGACGAGGAAAGCTTTGAAGTGTGCTGACTTTAAAGAGGCCTACTGATGATGACAGAGGGAACCAGCCGAGACCTAGCCCAGCATGACCAAACACTAGGACCTGCCACCCCTTGTAACAACCCGGTAGCCCCAGGTTCCTAAAAGAAAGCCCTAATCCGCACCACCAATGGCAGTAAAGTGGTAGTGGAGTATGGATGTTTTGTTGGAAGGGACTCAACATATGAGGGTGATACAGATGATATAATAGCTaatgtttctgtatttttttccccccaaagcgTACTCGCCATCCTCCCAAGGATATCGTCCCCATGGAGCCAGCAGAGTTTGCAGCAAAGCTCATCTCCCGCTTGGAGAGCCTGAAGAGAGAGCAGGACACCATAAGCTCTCTGGAGGAGAGGCTACAGCAGATTCAAGAGGTTTGCACCAGACTCTTACTCTTCATATCTAGTTCACATGTTTTCTTTATGTGATGTGTGACATACAGTATCATAACTTAACTGTAAAATCAGAAGTGGTAATCATCATGGAGAGACCAGTGATAATGTTACAGTGGCTACAAAAGCTCTCACCCCACTTTCTTGTCACTATTGTAATTTGCATGATGCAAAGAGCTAAACTGCTTTTGCACAGTTATTCCCAACTACATTCAGATGTTAACATTTGTCTCTGCAGAGCTGTTTAACCTATGAAATAATGTCAGTCCTACCCTTTCACAGTGGCAATAAACAGCAGTATGACAGTGGTACCTGTAggaatgtgaagttttttttctccGCAGTATGATGAcaattcttaatttttttccaggaGGAAGAAAGAGAAGACACCGAGATAATGGGAAGCGCTCCTCAACTCTCTCATCACCCCTTGACCCTCCTCTCAGGCTCCTCCGATGAAGATCCTCAGGCGATCTTAGACGAGCACCTCTCTCGTGTCCTGAAGACCCCCGGCTGTCAGTCCCCCGCTGTCATCCGCCACTCGCCTCGCTCTAGCTCCCCAGAGCAGCGGCCCTTCACACGGTCAGGCTTTGGAATTAAAGCTCTAGTGAGGACGGGGCCTTCTACATCCTCTGTGTCCAGTCCTGACCAGGGGGCCATCACTCTGGCCCTGGGCCCCAACAGAACCCTTATAAGCAGGCAGAGCACGAAACACATCCACCACCACTACATCCACCATCACGCCAGTCCCAAGAGTAAGGAGCAGATTGAAAGGGAGGCGGCGCTCAGGGTGCATGGCCTGTGTTCTGGCAGCGCAGAATGTCAGCCGTGCCCCCCTTACCAACGCAGTCGCAGTCTGGGGAGGGAGATGTGTGGGGCGATCTCAGCGGAGAACAGTATGGGGTCAGTATCAGCTCTTTGAAGTGATTTCTCTTTTAACTCTCCTCCTATTTGAGTAATAACATAAAAACGCTAAAATTCTCCCTCTTATCACCCAGGCGGTCCAGCTCTCTGTCCAGGCGTGTGTGTCGTTCAGGGGCGGAGGATGGAATTGCAGAAAGGTGTGTGGAGGACTGTGGGCCCTCACAGCTGCCCAGTGACACAACAGACCCCACCCAAAATGTTCTCCAGTGGATCCTGGAGAGTAAACGGCAGGGCAGGCACAAGTCTCACAGGTGAGCAGTGGATCTTCAGACAGGTCTCCTTGGGGTTTGTCATTGAAGACGACGAACTCACCTGTAGTCTGATCTCTCACAGTGCCCAAAGCGCCAAGAAGTCCTTTGGAAGCTCCTCGACCCAGACGCATACATGGGGTGGAGGTGGAAGCTGTGGTCACCTCCGTGGCCATCAACCAGCACAACCATTCATCCAAGATCCTGCTATGCCTCCACTGCCTCCTCCTAACACTTTGGCCCAGTTGGAGGAGGCCTGTCGCAGACTGGAGGAGGTCTCAACAAAGACCACCAAGCAAAGGTACATAGCAACAACACAGCTGTTATGGTATTGTCTTTACTTCACCCTACCCACCTATATCTGTTTCCATATGATTCTCCAGATAATTTGAAACTTTACCTGACAAAAGAAATTACAAATTAGGTATATCTACATCAGCTGCATAATGCTGTCAGATAATATGAAATATTAtgtgattgtgtttttttaactGTGATAAACGGAGGAAACAAAACCATTTTTTCCCCAAGCACCTAAAAGCCTCAAATGATATGAATAAAGAACAAAACTAAATCAGTAACCTTGGGTATCTGCCAAAGAAAAGCACAAGACTTctcacagttttttgtttttcaattggGCAGCTTTTAATTATGTTTTCACATCAGCTAATACTGGCCATGAGAAGCAGGAACAGATGATCCATCCTGTGTTTGCTACATCAGAACTTATTCTGGGAAACTGAGGCCTGGATACTTCATCTTCTTACATCAGTGTGGATTATTTATGTAATGAACTCTCTGCCTTCTCTCTCCTCAGGCATTCAATGTCCAGTCTCCAGCGAGAGAAGAGCCACTTAGTGCCTGTCCAGGGCGGGGTGTCCGTCCCCCTGTCTCTAGCCAATCCCATCCCCACTGGCCTCCTCTCCACCAGCCCCAGCCTCCAATCAGAAGAGTACGATGCCTCTAGCGTCCtgccctccctctcctctcctcctctctgctcctcttcctcctcctctcagccATAGCCTCCACCTTGCAGTGTACTTCTACCCTTTTAACTCTTCCTACTTGTCACCTGCACTGCTTTTCCATTCATGTAGGGATAAAAATGCTTTATGACATGTGCACACACTCACATGTACTCACTCAAATGACAAGAGACCCCATTTGCTCAGCTTATTTTTTTCTACACAGTGACCTTGCTCTGTgtttgtcttaattgtatgtgtTTGTGCTGCTTGTGGATGACGTGTAGTCACTGCACCACCTGACTAAGACATCccttttatatat
This region includes:
- the axin2 gene encoding axin-2; this translates as MSRALMDHIASSFREDAPRPPVPGEEGDAPCYPGKLAMMKPLESPKSVLLGSPGSSARRNEDGLGEPEGSASPDSPLSRWTKSLHSLLGDQDGALLFRTFLEREKCVDTLDFWFACNGFRQMDLKDTKTQRVAKAIYKRYIENNSIVAKQLKPATKTFIRDNIKKQHIDSAMFDQAQTEIQTNMEENAYQMFLTSDIYLEYVRTGGENPSHVNSNGLGDLKVVCGYLPTLNEEEEWSCDFKAKALVGLSAKAQRAPVSMRAVEVMDRGYRSYKRGDSLNPCHVGSFAPVSSTNDSEVSSDALTDDSMSVTDSSVDGIPPYKLGSKKQLQREMQRNMRMNSQVFLPAFPRTRHPPKDIVPMEPAEFAAKLISRLESLKREQDTISSLEERLQQIQEEEEREDTEIMGSAPQLSHHPLTLLSGSSDEDPQAILDEHLSRVLKTPGCQSPAVIRHSPRSSSPEQRPFTRSGFGIKALVRTGPSTSSVSSPDQGAITLALGPNRTLISRQSTKHIHHHYIHHHASPKSKEQIEREAALRVHGLCSGSAECQPCPPYQRSRSLGREMCGAISAENSMGRSSSLSRRVCRSGAEDGIAERCVEDCGPSQLPSDTTDPTQNVLQWILESKRQGRHKSHSAQSAKKSFGSSSTQTHTWGGGGSCGHLRGHQPAQPFIQDPAMPPLPPPNTLAQLEEACRRLEEVSTKTTKQRHSMSSLQREKSHLVPVQGGVSVPLSLANPIPTGLLSTSPSLQSEEIKECKKGSGSHGVCNGETVVTYFFCGEEIPYRRTMKSHSLTLGHFKEQLRKKGNYRYYFKKASDEFECGAVFEEVSDDCSLLPTYEGKILGKVERME